A window from Exiguobacterium marinum DSM 16307 encodes these proteins:
- a CDS encoding NAD(P)H-dependent oxidoreductase: MKTTIILAHPWHGSFNKSIMDTTIEQLVHRKKDYQIIDLNKDQFNPVLSESDLSLYSKGQSRDPLVNQYQKMLSDSDELVFIFPVWWFDVPAILKGFFDKVMLKNFAYVEESTGLKGLLTHIKKTTVISTSEVPTWYLRYLAGNPIEGTLIRRTFKGIGLKNVKWLNSSFTSSGKDHRRKRFLDKVAKRMSV, translated from the coding sequence ATGAAAACAACGATTATTCTTGCTCATCCATGGCATGGTAGTTTCAATAAATCTATTATGGACACAACAATTGAACAATTAGTCCATAGGAAAAAAGATTATCAAATCATTGACTTAAATAAGGATCAATTCAATCCTGTATTAAGTGAATCTGATTTATCTCTTTATTCGAAAGGTCAATCCCGAGATCCCTTAGTGAACCAATATCAGAAGATGCTAAGCGACAGTGATGAATTAGTTTTTATCTTCCCTGTTTGGTGGTTTGATGTTCCAGCTATTTTAAAAGGTTTTTTTGACAAGGTCATGTTGAAAAACTTTGCCTATGTAGAGGAATCTACTGGATTGAAAGGATTACTCACCCATATTAAAAAAACCACTGTCATTTCCACTTCGGAAGTGCCCACGTGGTATTTAAGATATCTGGCCGGGAACCCGATTGAGGGGACCCTTATTCGTAGAACATTCAAAGGGATTGGACTTAAAAATGTGAAATGGTTGAATAGTTCGTTTACGAGTAGTGGGAAAGATCATCGAAGAAAAAGATTTTTAGATAAAGTAGCGAAGCGTATGTCAGTGTAA
- a CDS encoding AMP-binding protein, with the protein MTLFQTLEQYTDREAVYADRSYSYKEMLEVGDSICQEVGERSLVFCLCANRVESLFGYVGFLRGRVVPVLLDADIPVEQLQKLMERYQPTHVWAPETREDLANSLDSFYGYGGYALFETETSVHHELHEELALLLTTSGSTGSPKLVRLTYNNLSANATSIIDYLDIDQTDKPITTLPMNYSYGLSIINSHLLKGAALILTDRSIVQKEFWELCRAEQATTFGGVPFHYEMLKRLKFETYDLPSLKKLTQAGGKLDPKLAQHFSTVCEEKGIQFFIMYGQTEATARMSYLPDRMHAKKAGSIGIAIPGGTLTLRDEAGNDIKEANVTGELVYQGDNVSFGYATSLADLSKGDDNHGVLRTGDMAYRDEDGYFFIVGRIKRMIKLYGSRISLDEVEALLREHGHDCVCAGEDDRLYVYTLQDDVTHIKKIMKEQIKVKGVRVMQIDEIPRNAFGKIRYAALPKRELVTT; encoded by the coding sequence ATGACGCTTTTTCAAACACTCGAGCAGTACACCGATCGTGAGGCGGTCTATGCAGACCGCTCTTATTCGTACAAAGAGATGTTGGAAGTCGGGGACTCGATTTGTCAGGAAGTCGGCGAACGGTCACTCGTCTTCTGTTTATGTGCCAACCGAGTCGAGTCGCTCTTCGGATATGTCGGCTTTCTCCGTGGACGGGTCGTCCCGGTCTTACTCGATGCAGATATTCCAGTAGAACAATTACAGAAGTTGATGGAACGGTATCAACCGACTCATGTCTGGGCTCCTGAGACGAGGGAGGATTTGGCGAACTCGTTGGATTCCTTCTATGGCTATGGTGGCTACGCCTTATTTGAAACCGAAACATCGGTTCACCACGAACTTCATGAAGAGCTGGCCCTTCTGTTGACGACATCAGGTAGTACTGGAAGTCCAAAACTTGTACGCCTCACGTATAACAATCTATCAGCTAACGCCACATCGATCATCGACTATCTCGACATCGATCAAACGGATAAACCAATCACGACGCTGCCGATGAACTATTCGTATGGACTCTCCATCATCAACAGTCATCTGTTGAAAGGGGCGGCCCTCATCCTGACAGACCGCTCGATCGTTCAAAAGGAGTTTTGGGAGCTGTGTCGTGCCGAGCAGGCGACGACGTTTGGTGGGGTCCCGTTTCATTATGAGATGTTGAAACGATTGAAGTTTGAGACGTACGACCTCCCAAGTCTGAAGAAGTTGACGCAAGCCGGTGGCAAGTTAGATCCGAAGCTTGCGCAGCACTTCTCAACAGTATGTGAAGAAAAAGGGATTCAATTTTTCATCATGTACGGTCAGACGGAGGCGACGGCCCGGATGTCGTATTTACCGGATCGGATGCATGCGAAAAAAGCCGGTAGCATCGGAATTGCCATCCCTGGTGGAACGCTCACGTTGCGTGACGAAGCCGGAAATGACATCAAAGAGGCGAACGTGACGGGCGAATTGGTGTATCAAGGCGACAACGTGTCGTTTGGGTATGCGACCTCGTTAGCGGACCTTTCAAAAGGTGATGACAATCACGGTGTTTTACGAACAGGTGACATGGCGTATCGCGACGAGGATGGATATTTCTTCATCGTCGGCCGAATCAAGCGCATGATCAAACTGTATGGCAGTCGAATCAGCCTAGACGAAGTCGAGGCGCTCCTTCGAGAGCATGGACATGATTGCGTCTGTGCCGGGGAAGACGACCGACTATATGTGTATACGTTACAGGACGACGTTACGCATATAAAAAAAATCATGAAAGAACAAATCAAGGTGAAAGGTGTTCGGGTGATGCAGATTGACGAGATTCCGCGTAATGCGTTCGGAAAGATTCGTTATGCCGCGTTACCGAAGCGAGAACTTGTGACCACCTGA
- a CDS encoding CxxH/CxxC protein — MEKKVCKEHVEIALDIIVDETGEYPLLEELSTSGQVACEFCDADATYVVSSKN; from the coding sequence GTGGAAAAAAAAGTATGCAAGGAACATGTTGAAATCGCTTTAGACATCATTGTGGATGAGACGGGGGAATACCCGTTACTAGAGGAATTATCCACAAGTGGACAAGTGGCATGTGAGTTCTGTGATGCCGATGCAACATATGTTGTGTCAAGCAAAAACTAA
- a CDS encoding TetR/AcrR family transcriptional regulator: protein MLKQQPINTNSKRSINLLVDTMLELMRRTSFTSITISELTKTAGLARNTFYAHFDTKEDVLTYHMYQIFRKRIQLASTEAKQEQLDFDTLYFEIWSDNLEFLNLLKENDLLPILNRFEEHFDLLCTDFQIYENCNVSEKAEAYANAVYADSLASIMKRWMKTGMKETPQELSEIFKEFIR from the coding sequence ATGCTAAAACAACAACCAATAAATACGAATTCTAAGAGATCAATCAATCTTTTAGTGGATACTATGTTGGAATTAATGCGTCGAACGAGCTTTACGAGTATCACCATATCAGAACTTACTAAAACTGCGGGATTGGCGCGAAATACATTTTATGCTCACTTTGATACGAAAGAAGATGTACTAACCTATCATATGTATCAAATATTTCGGAAGAGGATCCAACTTGCATCAACAGAAGCAAAACAAGAGCAACTTGATTTCGATACGTTGTATTTTGAGATATGGAGTGACAATCTTGAATTTTTGAATCTTCTAAAAGAAAATGATTTACTTCCGATTTTGAATCGCTTTGAGGAGCATTTCGATTTACTCTGTACAGATTTTCAAATTTATGAGAATTGTAATGTATCTGAAAAAGCGGAAGCATATGCGAATGCGGTATACGCGGATTCATTGGCAAGCATTATGAAAAGGTGGATGAAGACCGGCATGAAAGAAACTCCACAAGAGTTAAGTGAGATTTTTAAAGAGTTTATTCGGTAA
- a CDS encoding peptide-methionine (S)-S-oxide reductase — protein sequence METIYLAGGCLWGVQEFVKTLPGVLSTEAGRANGTTDTLDGEYDGYAECVKTTFDPDVVTVEDLMHYLFEIIDPYSVNQQGIDVGEKYRTGVYSEDPRHLMEAQAFIDRRSDAKRIAVEVKPLTNYVRSADEHQDRLTRCPDDYCHIPKDVLIKYQTI from the coding sequence ATCGAAACGATCTATTTAGCCGGAGGATGTCTATGGGGCGTTCAAGAATTCGTGAAGACGTTACCCGGCGTCCTTTCAACTGAAGCAGGACGCGCGAACGGTACGACCGATACGTTAGACGGAGAGTATGACGGTTACGCGGAGTGTGTCAAAACAACGTTCGATCCGGACGTAGTGACGGTCGAGGATTTGATGCATTACTTGTTCGAAATCATCGACCCATACAGTGTCAACCAACAAGGGATTGATGTCGGGGAGAAGTATCGAACGGGCGTCTACAGTGAGGACCCACGACATTTGATGGAGGCGCAAGCGTTCATTGATCGACGCTCGGATGCGAAGCGGATTGCTGTTGAAGTCAAGCCGCTCACGAACTATGTGCGAAGTGCGGACGAACATCAGGACCGTCTGACGCGTTGCCCGGACGATTATTGTCACATCCCGAAAGACGTGTTAATAAAATATCAGACCATATAG
- a CDS encoding S1C family serine protease, translated as MNEERHHEYEPQDVEPEAHEANETNEQQSTYPSRSEWRPKQEEHVRHKPRPNIKPLLLGGVGGFLGAALFFVIVMLWDSPTSRFVTNELTRTEQAVTVTESDVTTAVLGAKTSVVSITNIQRAFTSDSQWEAGAGSGVIYKVEGNTAYIVTNFHVIEEADEVNIAFSDGQIASATILGEDPLNDLAVAEVELPKNIDVEPIVLGDSTVLQAGETVMAIGNPLGVFSNSVTRGIVSGVERTVPVDTNSDGLMDYNAEVIQTDAAINPGNSGGALINIRGELVGINSMKIAEASVEGVGFSIPVNVALPVIDMLERDGKVTRAQLGVTIQEVIAVPGNIREEYGISFDQEDGVFVEEVTPGSPAEEAGLRVGDVITKIGDREIKRYVDLRDALYRDATVGDTITIEYLRRGEARETEATLTEAT; from the coding sequence GTGAACGAAGAGAGACACCATGAGTATGAACCTCAAGACGTCGAACCTGAAGCACACGAAGCAAATGAAACAAACGAACAACAATCGACGTACCCATCTCGGAGCGAATGGCGACCGAAGCAAGAGGAGCACGTACGCCATAAGCCGAGACCAAATATAAAACCGTTGTTACTCGGAGGGGTTGGCGGATTCTTAGGAGCGGCTTTGTTTTTTGTCATTGTGATGCTCTGGGATTCGCCGACCTCTCGTTTTGTGACGAATGAACTGACACGGACCGAACAGGCCGTCACCGTCACAGAATCGGACGTGACGACGGCCGTACTTGGTGCCAAGACGTCCGTCGTCAGCATCACGAATATCCAGCGCGCCTTCACCTCGGACTCGCAGTGGGAGGCGGGTGCCGGCTCTGGCGTCATTTATAAAGTAGAAGGAAACACGGCTTATATCGTCACGAACTTCCACGTCATCGAAGAAGCGGACGAGGTCAACATCGCCTTCTCCGATGGTCAAATCGCATCGGCAACCATTTTAGGCGAAGACCCGCTTAACGACTTGGCTGTCGCCGAAGTTGAACTGCCGAAAAATATCGATGTGGAGCCGATTGTTCTCGGTGACTCTACCGTCCTACAGGCCGGCGAGACCGTCATGGCCATCGGAAATCCGCTCGGTGTCTTCTCAAACTCGGTCACCCGTGGTATCGTCAGTGGTGTCGAGCGGACGGTGCCGGTCGATACGAACAGCGACGGCTTGATGGATTATAACGCGGAAGTCATTCAGACGGATGCGGCCATCAACCCGGGAAATTCGGGTGGTGCCTTGATCAACATTCGTGGAGAGCTTGTCGGAATCAATTCGATGAAAATCGCCGAGGCGAGCGTAGAAGGGGTCGGATTCTCCATTCCCGTCAACGTGGCGCTACCGGTCATTGACATGTTAGAACGCGACGGTAAGGTGACACGGGCTCAGCTCGGGGTCACGATTCAGGAAGTCATCGCCGTACCTGGTAACATCCGGGAAGAGTATGGAATCTCATTCGACCAGGAAGACGGTGTCTTCGTCGAAGAGGTGACACCGGGTAGTCCGGCTGAAGAAGCGGGACTTCGGGTCGGGGACGTCATCACAAAAATCGGAGACCGGGAGATCAAACGATACGTCGATTTACGTGATGCGTTGTATCGCGATGCGACGGTCGGTGATACGATTACGATTGAGTATTTACGTCGCGGGGAAGCAAGAGAAACCGAGGCGACCTTAACTGAAGCAACATAA
- the rlmH gene encoding 23S rRNA (pseudouridine(1915)-N(3))-methyltransferase RlmH yields MNISIITVGKLKEKYLKQGIAEYTKRLSTYAKVQEIEVSDEKAPEHLSEADMLLVKQKEGERILAKISPDTHVIALAIQGKQRTSEEFARELDQLATYGKSKIAFVIGGSLGLSDDVMKRANDTISFSKMTFPHQLMKLVLCEQIYRAYRINRNEPYHK; encoded by the coding sequence ATGAATATTTCAATTATCACGGTCGGCAAACTGAAAGAAAAATATTTAAAACAAGGAATTGCTGAGTACACAAAGCGGCTTTCCACCTATGCAAAAGTGCAGGAAATCGAGGTGTCAGACGAAAAAGCACCCGAGCATTTGAGTGAGGCAGATATGTTACTAGTAAAACAAAAAGAAGGCGAGCGCATTTTGGCGAAGATATCCCCAGATACGCACGTCATCGCCTTGGCGATTCAAGGAAAGCAGCGAACGAGTGAAGAGTTCGCCCGTGAACTCGATCAACTCGCGACGTATGGAAAGAGTAAAATCGCCTTCGTCATCGGAGGATCACTAGGATTATCCGATGATGTAATGAAACGAGCGAACGATACGATCTCGTTCTCGAAAATGACATTCCCCCATCAACTCATGAAGCTCGTATTGTGTGAGCAGATATATCGGGCGTATCGAATCAATCGGAATGAACCGTATCATAAATGA
- a CDS encoding DUF4317 domain-containing protein, whose protein sequence is MNKKEIAAIRRQFKVNATKLKIADLYTIYIRQETNEIYYEELRPFPFLEEEQQELFLTNFKKVLGGKLDEKLFEVKFQYPEEGQVDHTQGLLYEGLRTEETDVWTDYMQRVALKMVKDTPFEKDMVVTFIRGNYNKPTNRYSEESEIHANDEVYTTKFILGSISPTELPKKSLVFDFVEREFKASLIVNPIIKLEAPIGGFLFPCFTDNAADVNHVLYSAHKAHQPDMTFIENVLNGSEIVTAVEEKAVFEEVVKAVIGEEVNSRTLATVYDEINQIIVAEEENEQEEERVAMLDSRAVEVVLRASGVEDVTTEKVEQAFKQVVDDTKYEMKATSVVPKYTSKSIKINTKVANISVSPQDLKYVKQVNYKGKPCLLIEVEEETEIEGFKLISEESLD, encoded by the coding sequence ATGAACAAGAAAGAGATTGCGGCGATTCGCCGGCAGTTCAAAGTGAATGCGACCAAACTTAAGATTGCTGATCTATATACGATTTACATCCGACAGGAAACGAATGAGATTTACTACGAAGAGTTGCGTCCGTTCCCGTTCTTAGAAGAAGAACAGCAGGAACTGTTTTTGACGAACTTCAAAAAAGTGCTCGGCGGGAAGCTAGATGAAAAGTTGTTCGAAGTGAAGTTCCAATATCCGGAGGAAGGTCAAGTCGACCATACGCAAGGGTTGCTCTATGAAGGACTCCGTACGGAAGAGACCGACGTCTGGACGGACTATATGCAGCGCGTCGCGTTGAAGATGGTGAAAGACACGCCGTTTGAGAAAGATATGGTCGTGACGTTCATTCGGGGGAATTACAATAAGCCGACGAACCGATATTCTGAAGAGTCTGAGATTCACGCGAACGATGAAGTGTATACGACGAAGTTCATCCTCGGTAGCATCAGTCCGACAGAACTTCCGAAAAAATCACTCGTCTTCGACTTCGTCGAGCGGGAATTCAAAGCCAGCTTGATTGTAAATCCGATCATCAAACTCGAGGCGCCAATCGGTGGATTCTTATTCCCGTGTTTCACGGATAACGCGGCCGATGTGAACCATGTGCTTTACTCGGCGCATAAAGCGCATCAACCGGATATGACGTTCATCGAGAACGTGTTGAACGGTTCGGAAATCGTCACGGCAGTGGAAGAGAAGGCGGTCTTCGAAGAAGTGGTTAAAGCTGTCATCGGGGAAGAAGTCAATTCCCGGACACTCGCGACCGTTTACGATGAGATCAATCAAATCATTGTCGCCGAAGAAGAGAACGAACAGGAAGAAGAGAGGGTAGCGATGCTCGACTCCCGTGCGGTCGAGGTCGTCTTACGGGCGAGCGGTGTGGAAGATGTGACGACGGAGAAGGTCGAACAGGCGTTCAAACAAGTCGTCGACGACACGAAATATGAGATGAAAGCGACGAGTGTCGTTCCGAAATATACGTCGAAATCAATCAAAATCAATACGAAAGTCGCCAATATCTCGGTCAGTCCTCAAGACTTGAAATACGTGAAGCAAGTGAATTATAAAGGAAAACCATGTCTCTTAATCGAAGTAGAAGAGGAGACAGAGATCGAAGGATTCAAGCTCATCTCTGAAGAGTCACTAGACTGA
- a CDS encoding MBOAT family O-acyltransferase, producing the protein MTFISIEFLLFLTLIVGTYYMVPHRYRWVLLLLASYVFYATLSVQFIPLLLISTAFTYVIGILIEKQEKKGQKKRLMWVGVSVLVFFLGWFKYFNFVNDSLRSFAAWSGFDYDVPYKEVVLPLAISFYTFQAISYVVDVSRGKQKAERHYGYFSVYFAFFPQLVAGPIERAKKLLPQLKTEQHLDYDNISYGIQRIIWGFFKKTLIADRLAPIVASVFNSPDPTGSEIVLATMLFSIQLFADFSACSDIAIGCARLLGIRLSENFKQPHFAVSIADFWNRWHITLSMWLRDYIFMPLAKGKKKREQIYGAILATFLVSGIWHGAAWNFVLWGLIHGIYRVFGDHTKQQREKMASWVGFDRVPALHRWWKIAITFQLVCFSRVFFQSHSMAEAFSHAKLYVTPSSWAPSGMIQAIQMFSLLDLIIFLVVFVVVHLFQHIERTKGSTWDWMARQSAVTSVAINLFLIVSAFLFGVSSQGFVYGGF; encoded by the coding sequence ATGACTTTTATTTCGATTGAATTCCTCTTATTTTTAACACTCATCGTTGGAACGTACTATATGGTTCCACATCGATACCGTTGGGTGCTCCTTTTGTTGGCGAGCTATGTCTTTTACGCCACGTTGAGCGTTCAATTCATCCCGCTACTGTTGATCAGTACGGCCTTCACGTACGTCATCGGGATTTTGATTGAGAAGCAGGAAAAGAAAGGGCAGAAGAAACGACTCATGTGGGTCGGTGTCTCGGTTCTCGTATTCTTCCTCGGCTGGTTCAAATATTTTAATTTCGTCAATGACTCGCTCCGTTCGTTCGCCGCATGGAGCGGATTCGATTATGACGTCCCGTATAAAGAGGTCGTCTTACCATTGGCGATTTCCTTTTATACGTTCCAGGCCATCAGTTACGTCGTGGACGTCTCGCGAGGGAAGCAAAAAGCAGAGCGTCATTACGGCTATTTCTCGGTCTATTTTGCCTTCTTCCCGCAACTCGTGGCGGGTCCGATTGAGAGGGCGAAAAAGCTGCTTCCGCAACTGAAGACGGAGCAACATCTCGACTACGACAATATCAGCTATGGGATTCAGCGCATCATTTGGGGATTCTTCAAGAAGACGTTGATCGCTGACCGATTGGCCCCGATTGTCGCAAGTGTGTTCAATAGCCCGGACCCGACTGGTTCGGAGATTGTGCTCGCGACGATGTTGTTCTCGATTCAACTGTTCGCCGACTTCTCGGCATGCAGTGACATCGCCATCGGCTGTGCACGCTTACTCGGGATTCGCTTATCGGAAAACTTCAAGCAGCCACACTTCGCCGTATCGATCGCCGACTTCTGGAACCGCTGGCATATCACGCTTTCGATGTGGCTACGGGATTATATCTTCATGCCACTCGCGAAAGGAAAGAAAAAACGTGAACAGATTTATGGTGCCATCCTTGCGACGTTTTTAGTTAGTGGGATTTGGCACGGAGCCGCATGGAACTTCGTCTTATGGGGACTCATTCATGGAATCTATCGCGTCTTCGGAGACCATACGAAACAGCAACGTGAAAAAATGGCGTCATGGGTCGGATTTGACCGCGTGCCGGCACTGCATCGGTGGTGGAAAATCGCCATCACGTTCCAGCTCGTCTGTTTCTCACGTGTCTTCTTTCAGTCGCACTCGATGGCAGAAGCGTTCTCTCATGCCAAACTGTACGTGACGCCTTCTTCATGGGCACCGTCAGGCATGATTCAGGCGATTCAAATGTTCTCGTTACTCGATTTGATCATCTTCCTCGTCGTCTTTGTCGTCGTTCACCTGTTCCAACATATCGAACGGACGAAAGGTTCGACTTGGGATTGGATGGCACGTCAGTCTGCCGTGACGAGCGTGGCCATCAACTTGTTCTTGATTGTCTCAGCCTTCTTGTTTGGTGTGTCGAGTCAAGGATTTGTATACGGTGGGTTTTAA
- a CDS encoding GNAT family N-acetyltransferase, whose translation MNHTINLLTKRINQDFLNTFERFQETHRIYAADSNGELYQKDEHYIDEWDDAKKQQVIEILNYYIDRGGVVVAIQKGETLLGFAGLNGRPLGKEGQYLNLGFIHVSRPNRGHGLGKVLFEQVCQAAVERGAKKLYIGANPAIDTYHFYKTMGCTLAEEIVSEVYEEEPLDLQLEYVLSFPETAS comes from the coding sequence ATGAACCACACCATCAATCTTCTTACAAAAAGAATAAATCAAGACTTTTTAAACACCTTCGAACGCTTTCAGGAAACTCATCGCATCTATGCCGCAGATTCAAATGGTGAGCTTTATCAAAAAGACGAGCATTACATCGATGAATGGGATGATGCGAAAAAACAACAGGTCATTGAGATTCTCAACTACTACATCGACCGTGGCGGTGTTGTTGTGGCAATCCAAAAAGGCGAGACGCTACTCGGTTTTGCCGGACTAAATGGACGACCGCTCGGAAAAGAGGGACAATATCTGAACCTCGGTTTCATTCATGTGAGTCGTCCTAATCGCGGACATGGGCTTGGGAAAGTACTGTTTGAACAAGTTTGCCAGGCAGCGGTCGAACGAGGCGCGAAAAAGTTATACATCGGTGCGAATCCGGCTATTGATACGTATCATTTTTATAAAACGATGGGATGCACATTAGCCGAAGAGATTGTGTCAGAAGTGTACGAAGAAGAACCACTCGACTTACAACTCGAATATGTTTTATCATTTCCTGAGACTGCATCATAA
- a CDS encoding acyl carrier protein: MSTLEAYNMAFKNGLELEDDVILEDMKLGESTEWDSIGHMTLIAEIEDAFDVYIDSDEMTEFHSYQSGIALLQRLGVDIQS, translated from the coding sequence ATGAGCACGCTTGAAGCATATAACATGGCATTTAAAAACGGATTGGAATTAGAGGACGATGTGATTCTCGAGGACATGAAGCTCGGAGAATCGACGGAATGGGATTCGATTGGACACATGACCCTCATCGCCGAAATCGAGGATGCGTTTGACGTCTATATCGACTCGGATGAAATGACAGAGTTCCATTCGTATCAGTCTGGTATCGCGTTGCTGCAGCGTCTCGGTGTGGACATCCAGTCATGA